The Methanotorris formicicus Mc-S-70 region TTTATTGTAAATAATCCAGGAGAGGGAACTCAGGCAAAGAGAAGAGCCTATGCAACAATAATAAGCCATTTAATCCCCCCAATGACAACATCTGATTTGTATGGGGATTTGGTGGAGTTGGAGAAGAATATTGATGAATACTATGAAACTGAAAATAAAGAAAAGAAGGAATTTTTAAAGAAGGAGATTTTGGATAAAATTAAGGAATTAAAGTTGGATGAGGATTTAATGGATGGGGAAGTTATAGATGAGGAAATAAATGAAGAAAACTTTGAAAAACTATTGAATAGGATTCACGATTATTTGGAGGAGTTAAAAAATAGGCAGATAAATGAAGGATTGCATATAATGGGAATTCCTCTAAAAGGGGAGAAATTGGTTAATATGCTCTTTATGATTATTAGATATCAATTCAATTATTTGGAGAAATTAGCGGAGGTCTTAGGTTATAATTGGGATAAATTAAATGAAAATAAAGGAAAGAACCACAAAATTATCGATAAGATAAATGAAATTGGAATAAATTTACTAAAGGAATATATGGAATATAATTTTGATGAAAACAAAATTGATGAACTAAAAACCATAAAACTTAACTCTGAACTAAAAGAAATCTTAAAAACCGTTTCAAAAATCTATAGGAATTTAATGAGGGTAAATGAAGAGATTGAAAATGCAGTAAATGCCTTAGAAGGAAAATATGTCCCACCAAAAATAGCGGGGGCACCAACAAAGGATATAAACTGCCTCCCTACGGGAAGAAACTTCTATTCATGCAACCCCCAAGAGATACCAACAAAAAGTGCCTATGAGATGGGAAAGAGATTATCTGATGATTTGATTAATAAGTATTTGGAGGAAGAAGGCAAATATCCCGAGTATTTAGGAATTATCGTTTGGGGTTCTCCTACAATGAGGACAAAGGGAGATGACATTGGAGAGATTTTGTATTTACTCGGAGTTAAGCCAGTTTGGAATAAGATGGGGAGGGTTGTTGGTATAGAGGTTATTCCATTGGAAGAATTAGGAAGGCCGAGAATTGATGTAACTTTAAGGATTAGTGGTTTATTTAGAGATACTTTTCCACAGGTTGTTGATTTAATCGATGAGGCAATAAGGACTGTTGCAAATTTGGATGAACCTGATGAGATGAATTATGTAAAAAAGCACTACAAGCAGGAAGTTGAGGAAAAATTAAAGAAGGGGATTGATGAGAAAATAGCAAGGGAGACAAGTTTATATAGAATATTCGGATGCAAGCCAGGATGTTATGGGGCTGGAGTTGCTGATTTATTAACTGAGAAGAATTGGGAATCGTTGGAGGATTTAGCAAAGGTTTATGTTGAATGGGGGGGCTATGTTTATGGGAAGGACATTTATGGTATTGAGGCAAAGGAAGAATTTATTAAAAGGCTTTCAAAGATTGAACTAACTGTTAAAAATGAAGATAGCCAAGAATGGGATATTTTTGAGGGGGATGACTTCAACAGTTATCACGGCGGGATGATTGCATCTGTAACTTACTACTCTGGTAAGCAACCAAAAAGTTATATTGGAGACACTTCAAACCCAAATAAGATAAAAACAAAACATTTGAAAGAAGAAGGAAAGCAAATATTTAGAACAAAAATAATGAATCCAAAGTGGATTGAAGGGATGAAGAAGCATGGATACAAAGGGGCAAGTGATTTCTCAAAGTATGTTGACCACATGTTCCAATGGGATGCAACATCAAACATAATAGACGATTGGATGTATGAGAAAATTGCTGAGAAGTATGTTTTTGATAAAGAGATGGAGGAGTTTTTTAAAGAAAATAACCCTTATGCCTTATTAAATATAACTGAAAGGTTATTAGAAGCAATAGAAAGAGGAATGTGGAAGACAGATGAAGAAACAAAGGAAAAATTAAGAAAGAAATACTTAGAAATCGAAGGAATGATAGAAGAGAAACTCTAAATTATCTAAGAAGCATAGCCCTCCTTCCAAATAATAAAATTCCACAAATACTGAAAATCTTGAATTGATTTAAATATGAAAATGGAAGGTATTTTTAAGGATTTTACACGGTAGATTACAAAAAATTTCCATAGGTTAATTAAAAACTTCAACTCATTACCAAACAATATTCAATAACTTCCCATCATAAACCATCACTGCATCTCCAATCATATAAACTCCATCTTCTTTAATCTCAATTTCTAAATCACCACCATCTAAATGAGCCAAAACCTTGCTTTTTGTTTTTCCAAGTTTATTCGCTATAATAACTGAACTTGTTGTTCCAGTTCCACATGCTGTTGTATATCCCGCTCCCCTTTCCCAAGTGAGTATTTTTATTTCATCGTCATTCAAAACTTCAACAAAATGCACATTTATTCTCTCTGGGAAAACTTTGTGGTATTCAATTTCTTTTCCAATAACATCCAAATGCTTTCTTGCGAAATCTAAATCAATGCCGTTATCTTCAACAAAAATCACTGCATGTGGATTTCCCACATTCACAACACTCAATTTTACCTTTTTTAGGTATGGGTTGTTGAGTTCAATCTCCCCATTTATAAACCCATCATCTTCATCATATCCATCAATTTTCATTGGAATGTCTTTTAATTTGAATTTTGGAGTTCCCATATAGACCTTTATTTTCTTAACTTCATCATTTTCAATCTCCATTTCGGATATCCTTAAACCGCCTTTGGTCTCAACCCTTAAAGGATTTTTCTTTAAAACTCTCTCATATACATACTTTGAGAAACACCTAATCCCATTTCCACACATCTCTGCCTCAGAGCCATCACTGTTAAAGATTCTAAACCTCACATCAAACTCATCACTTGTTGCCTTTTGGATAAAGATGACTCCATCAGCCCCAACTGAAAACCCTCTTCTACAAATTTTTTTGGAAAATTCTTCTTTATCTTCTTCTTTTACAACTTCCCCATCAAACTCATTTATAACAATATAATCATTTCCCAAGGCGTGCATTTTTGTAAATTCCATGTTATCCACCCATATTTATTTGAATATTCAAATTTTACATTAACCATAAAAATACAAAAAATAAAAATAAAAGTAAATCATAACTAAAAGATATAAAAATAATCTTATGCCTTTTTGTTTATCTTCGATTCATCTATTACAACAACATCCTTTATAGCATTTACAATCTTAAATGGGATTAATGTGTAGTTCTCATCACTTGGGGGGATTGGACTTTGTGGTGAAGGTTCAACATTCAATGAAACAACCTTACCAGTTTCTTCATCAATGATTATGTCCTCAACTGTTCCAATAATACTTCCTAAATTTCCAACAATAGATCTTCCAAATAATGCTCTAACTGGTATCTTCATAATTTCCACCTTAGTTGTGTTTACATTGTATTCTAAGGACATATCTCCCTATATTTACTTAATTGTTTTAATAATTTTTCAGCAAGTATTTTATCCTCCCAAGTATTTACGTTTATTAATACTTCATCAACCACCATAACTTCCTCTATCTGCTCCCCATATTTTGGACTTATGATATTAATTCCTGCTGGAATATACCCATCCAACTCCATTGTAGGATTTCCAAGATAGTTGTCTTTTTTTACCATTACACATAAAGCCTCTACTTTATTATTAATACCCCTAATGTTTAGGTAGTAATTTATAATATTATTAATAGTTTTCGGTTTAATTGTAGGAATATCGGATGAAACAACCAAAAAAGGTGATGAAAAATATTTTATTGCCTCATTTAAATCCTCAACATATCCATTTCCAGAAGTTTTTATTAAAACTATATCTCTATATTTTTCTTTTAGATATTGTTCTGTTTTTGGTGTGTTTTTGGATACTGCAACAAATATTTTTTCAATATTGGATTGTGTAAGTGTCTCAATAATATAATCTATCATAAACTTACCATTTATCTCCACCAATGGCTTCTCTACATATCCCATACGAGTTCCTTTTCCTCCTGCCATTACCAATACATCCATATTTTCACTAACGTTGATGTTTTGAGTAATCCATACTGTTACTTAAGATTCCTTATTATTGTTTTAAATGATTTAATATATTTTTTCCCTGAATTCAAATCAAAAATTATAAAAATTATAAAAATGCTATAAAAGAGTGTTGTCTAAGAGGAATAAAATTTTTTAGGTGGAAGGATGTTGAGTGTAAACTTAAAATCTTTTGAAATTGTTAAAAGGATGATGGAAAATGCAGAAGAATTAAATATTGAAGTTAAGAAATTGGAAAATGGATCTACTGTTTTAGATTGTGGGGTTAACGTACCTGGAAGTTGGGAGGCAGGAAAGTTATTTACAAAAATCTGTTTGGGTGGATTAGCCCACGTAGGTATTTCATTAAGTCCATGTAGTTGTGGTGGCTTTAACTTACCTCAAGTTAAGATAAAAACATCCCACCCAGCAATTGCTACATTAGGTGCTCAAAAAGCAGGATGGGCTATTAAAGTTGGAAAATACTTTGCAATGGGTTCAGGTCCTGCAAGAGCATTGGCAAAAAAACCAAAAGAAACATACGAAGAGATAGGATATGAGGATAATGCAGGTGTTGCTGTTCTCTGTTTAGAAGCAAGTGCATTACCAAATGAAGAAGTTGCTGAACATGTTGCTAATCAATGTAATTTAGAGCCATCAAACGTCTATTTATTAGTTGCTCCAACAAGTTCATTAGTTGGTTCAATACAAATTAGTGGTAGGGTTGTTGAAAATGGAACCTACAAGATGTTGGAGGTTTTAGATTTCGATGTCAAAAAAGTTAAATATGCTGCTGGAATTGCCCCAGTTGCCCCAATTATTGGAGATGACTTTGCAATGATGGGAGCAACAAACGACATGGTTTTATATGGAGGAAGAACATTCTACTACATTGAGAGCGATGAAAACGATGATATAGAGGCTTTATGCAAATCATTACCATCCTGCACATCAAATGATTATGGAAAGCCATTCATGGAAGTATTTAAGGCAGCAAACTATGACTTCTATAAGATAGATAAAGGAATGTTTGCTCCTGCTGTAGTAACCATTAACGATATGAGAACAGGAAAGGTCTACACCTATGGAGAGATAAATGTAGAGGTTCTTAAAAAATCATTAAAAATAACAGAATTGAAAAAAGAATAATTTTTTAGTTCTATCTTAATTTTTTTTCTTTTATTTATTTTTAATTACTTTTTATTTTGAAATTTAGATTAATCTTCCACAATTTCCAGAACAAAATTTATTTTCGCATTTGTATTTGTTTAGTGCCTTTTTTATGCTTTCAATTGCAATATATCCCGCCTCATGTAGGATGGTATCCTCCAACTCCTTATCATACTCCATACTTCCTAAGCATGGGTAGTTGTGATGGGCATTGGCAATCTCCTCTTTTAAACCTTTAATTTCTTTGTTTTTTATTCTCTTTGCAATATAGTAGGTTTCTCCACAAGGGGCAGAGATTTTAACTTTAACATCTTTAATAGTGTGCCCTTCAACCTCTATCTCCAATTCTGGCTTTCCTATTCTGAAGTAATCGATAAATTTGTTGATGGTTTCATTTCCCTCTTTTTTCTCCAATGAGCAGAATGGTTTTGGATTTTCAAATTCTATATTATATTCTTTGCAAATTCTCTTTAAATCTCTCCTCAGTGCAGGAGATAAATCATGTGGAGTTTCAGAAGGAACTATTAAACCTTTATAATTTTTTTCTTTTAATAACAATGGGAGTTCATACAATAAATCCTCATGCAGTTGAGCAATGCAAACATCTCCCTCTGGAAGTTCTGGGAGGTATTCGTAAGGGTCATCTATGAATTCCTCCTTAGCCTCCTTTACAACAACATTTTTTACATCGTCCTTAAAACTCCAATCTCCTCTGCAGTTATAGCAATCCTCGCAAATCTTACAAAAATCCGATTCATTTAACAAATTTTTATAGAATTTTTCCATCCTATTATTTCCTTCGTGATAGATAAATACTGCTTTCATAATATTCACCTGCAATAATTAATTAAATAAATTGGACTAATATCTTTTAAGGAATTTGCAAGTTCTCTAACCTTCTCTTCATCTCATCTCTAACTTTTCTATAAACTTCAATATCTTTTCCTTTTGGGTCTTCAATATTCCAACTTATATGTTTTTTTGCTGGAACGAAAGGGCAAGAGTTTAAACATCCCATTGTAACAACTACATCAAACTCCTTAACTTTTTAACAACCTCATCTATTGTTTGGGGCTTTTCTTTTGCCTCTAAATTCTTTTCCCTTAAAACCTCAACAACTTTCTCATCAATGCCATCTGTTTTCTCAACTCCCGCACTGAAGGCATTTAAACCAAATTTCTTTGCAAACGCCTCTGCCATTACACTTCTTCTTTTATTGTGGATACAAACAAATAAAACCTTCATATTCTCCCTTATAACCTATAGAATTCCTTTGCGTTCTTATAAACTGAATCAATTATTTTCTCTTCTTCAACACCAATTTTTTTCATATATAACTTAGTTCTTGGTAATGCATAGATATCTGCCTTCAAACTCCCCAAATCACTGCTTAAAATAAATTTTTTGTTATAATTTTTTATTATCTCTGCCGCTTCTTCATGGCTTATTTTCATTGATGGTTGGACAGTTAAACCAACGTAAACATCCCTATCAATTAAATCTACCGTCTCTTTGTTTATGTGGTCAATCATAACTAAATTATCTTTTATTTTAACCTCATCTAAAATTTTTAGGATTTCAATTAATGCCTCTTTTTTGTTTTTCTCTGGTGTATGGACTATTATCGGCATGTTGTAATCTTTAGCTAAAATCAATTGCTCTCTTAAAAGTTTTTTCTCATCCTCATTTAAGTAGTGCAATCCTGTCTCCCCAATAGCAACGACATTCTCATTTTCTAAAAATTCAGGAAGTTTTTTTATTAAAACCTCCCAATTCTTTGGATAACCCATAGGATGAACTCCCAATGCAACTTTAACCTCTACACCAGCCATTTTTCCTCTTTTTACTTCTAAATTAATCAATCTATCCCAATGGTCTAAATAAACTTCTGGAACGCTCATTTTGTATGGGTCATGAGAGCAGGTTATGATTGTTTCAATCCCACTCAATGCCATTTTTTCTAAATCTTCAAAACTCCTAACATCTAAATGGGTGTGGGCATCAATCATCATAATCTCACCTCAAAGTTTTTAATCAATAAAATAATAAAAAATAGTTTTGATTTTATTTTAAGTAGAAATAGAATTTTTCATCACTTGTAAGGCAGTGTATTGTTGTCTGTCTAATTCCAAAGGTCATTCCACTCTCTTTTATAAGTTTTTTCTCCAATTCAATAGTTTCTCTTAATATTTCTTTTATATCCCCACTCAATTCAACATTTATTTTTGGTTTTTCCCCAATATACATTAGGTATTTTTCATATAACGCTTCAACATCCTTCATTTGACTAACAGCAATATCATCATATAATTTATTTTTATATTCCTCGATTGATTTAAACTTACATATTAGTAAGAGTTTTATTTTATTATAGATGATTTTTTCCATTAATTCTTTTACTTCCATATTTTCACCATAAACTAAAAATTAAACCAAATAATATTTTAATTTAGATTTGTGATATAATTAATATGAAAAAATATTAAAATGTAATTACTTCATCGTACTCATTCAATTTTTAGTTTATTCGCACTTTATAGCCTCTTCAGGAGCATTTAATTTCTTTGGATGTGGAGCTTTTACTACAAAGAACTCCAATATATCAGAATTTAAGTTTTGAATGAGCATCTTTACATTAAATGGGACATATACAATAGTTCCTTCTTTGTAGTTGTGTGGTTCTTGGTCTTCTAAGGTTAAAGTCATCTCTCCTTTGATAATTATCAAATGTACGTAAGAGTTTGAATAGTGTTTAGGCATTTGCTCTCCTTTTGGCAATATAATATGGTTGATTTGAACATGCTCGGTATTGACAATTTTTTCAACAACCTTTGTTATAGCATCTTTTTTAAATTCATAAACTTTTTCTATCATTTATATCACCTCAAAATTCTTAAAAAATTGGTTATAAAGTATTAAGAGAAAGATTTAATAGATGTAGGAAATTTATCCAACTAATTTTTTGATATCTTCATCAACTGTTGAGATTGTTGAGATTCCAAACTTCTCAACCAATACTTTCACCACATTTGGTGATAGGAATGCTGGTATTGTTGGACCTAATGCTATATTCTTAACTCCTAAGTAGAGCAATGCTAATAAGACAGTAACTGCCTTTTGCTCATACCATGCAATGTTGTAAGCGATTGGGAGTTCATTTATGTCCTCTAACCCAAGAACTTCTTTTAACTTCAATGCAACTACTGCTAATGAATAACTATCATTACACTGCCCAGCATCTAATACTCTTGGAATTCCATCAATGTCTCCTAAATCTAATTTAATGAATCTGTATTTTGCACATCCACATGTCAATATAACTGTGTCTTTTGGTAATTTCTTAGCAAATTCAGTGTAGTATTCTCTTGTCTTGTGTCTTCCATCACATCCAGCCATTACAACGAATTTTCTTATCTTTCCGCTTTTAACGGCTTCAACTATCTTATCTGCCAATGCTAAAACTTGATTATGAGCGAATCCTCCAACGATTTTTCCTTCTTCAAGTGGTGTTGGTGGTTTACACTTTTTAGCGTGTTCAATAACTTCTGAGAAGTCCTTAGTTCCATCTTCTCTTACAGGAATTCTCTTCAATCCAGGATAGCCAACTTCATTTGTTACATAAACTCTATCTTTGTATGAGTCTTTTGGTGGAACTAAACAATTTGTTGTCATAACTATTGGACCGTTGAATTTCTCAAACTCCTCTTTTTGGAATGGCCATGAACCTCCATAGTTTCCTACAAAGTGTTCATATTTCTTAAAGAATGGATAATAATGGGCAGGTAACATCTCAGAGTGTGTATAAACATCAACTCCTGCATCTTTACTTTGCTCTAATAACTGCTCTAAGTCCTTTAAGTCATGACCACTAATCAATAATTCCTGGTCTGTCTCTAACTCCTAAGTTAACTTCAGTTATTTCTGGATGTCCATAAGTTTCAGTGTTTGCTTTGTCTAATAATGCTAATGTTTCTACTGCATATTTTCCTGTTTCCATTGCTAAGTTAAAGAGTTCATCAGCATCTTTACTATCAACAAGTTTTGTCATTGCTCTAACTATAAACTTATGGATTTCTTCATTGTTATAGCCGAGATGCATTGCATGGCTTAAATAGGCACCAATTCCCTTAATCCCATAAGTTATAAGTTCTTTTAAAGACCTTATATCTTCATTATCCTCTGCTAATACACTAACTTCTTTTGCTTTTGATAATTCTATTATGTCATTATCATTTTCATAATTCCATGTTGCACAGTGAGGAAGTTCTTCTTTATTTAAATTGGTTTTTTCAATAACTTTTTCCCTCAAAGTGACTCCTTTCTTTATCCAATCTATTACATCTTTATCGTCAAAATTGACATTTGTGATTGTTACAAATAATGCCTTTGGTATGTATTCCATAACTTCATCATCTAAGTAGTTACCCTTATTACATGCATAGCATAAACCTTTTATAGTATAAACCAATAAATCTTGAAGGTTTGCTACATTATCTTTCTTCCCACAAACCCCCACTACTGTACATCCTTCATTTCTTGCAGCCTCTTGGCATTGGAAACAGAACATATTTGTTGGTCTTGGAGTGTATTCCATATTTTCACCTATTAAATTTTTTAATTGTAAGCCAATCCTTTACGAGAGCATTTTAGATTGCACTTTACAATTAATTTTTTCTTTTTCTATCATATAAATAGGTTTTTGACCATCTTTTTTTAGAAATTTGGACAATTAGTATTTACAGCCATGGAGATGTTAGATATAATTATTATGAATAATTTTAGTTTTAGTATTACTCTAACACTTTTCCATCAATTGAAATAACATGCTTTTTTATTTCACAATCAATCCCCTCAAGTGCCTTTTTTACTAAGTTATACATGCTATGACAGCAAGGAACGCTCATTATTACAACATCAACCTTTTTTATGTTGTTTAATTTAACAATTGCTCTTATTTTCTCCATATATCCAGAAGTGTCATCCAATTTGGGACATCCAATAGCCAAAACCTTTTCTTTTAAGAATTTTTTGTGGAAATTAGCATAGGCGAATGGAACACAGTCCGCTGCAATAATAAGTTCGGCATTTTTGAAGTATGGGGCAGTTGGATTCAATAGATGAAGTTGTATAGGCCAATTCATTAACTCTGAACTTATTTCTACATCATTATCTTCTTCTGATTTTTCCCTTTTCAATGTCATTGCCATTGAACCAGGACATTTATGTCCTGAATGTTGGTGTTCATCAACTTCAATTTCTTCTTTTGTTATTTTTATTGCATCTACTGGGCATACATCTAAACATGTTCCTATTCCATCGCAATAAACTTCTTTTTCTTTATTAACCTTAACCTTTTTAGTTTCTGGGTCTGGAATTAGAATATTTTCTTCACATGCTTTAACACATAGCCCGCATTCTTCATAACCAAGACACTTATCTTGGTCGACTTCAATTCTATATCTCATTATTTTCATAAATACCACCAATTTAAATATCCAAATTTATCTAAGAAATAAAAGATTAAAGTTTTGATTTAGAAGTGAGAACCAATTACAACTTTTGCCCCCATCTTTTCAATCTCCCCCTTCATTTCTTCGACATACCTGCATTTTGGTTTAAGTGCATCCATGCAGGTTGCAAAGTGAACAACTTCCAATCCATGCTTTTCTATTAGTTGTTTTATTTGATTCAATCCTAATCTTCCTGGACATCCATCACATGTTATCATGGTTAAGAACTCAACATCCTCATAGTCCTTAAATGTGTCTTTCTTGTTTAATGCTGCTGTCACACAACCTACTGCAGGGCAAGTCTTTGCCGCACTGTCGCACCTTAAAATTGCAACTTTTGTCATTTTTTCACCATATTTATTTTTATTGACAAATAATATGCAGTATTTAATAATATAAAAAGATTTTTGACCATTTTAACTTAAAAAAATAGATAATAATTATTTTTTTGTTAAAGATTGAAGATATAATTTTTATGAAATAATAAAAGAATCGTAGGAATTTTTGAATGTAATTTTTAACCCATAACAAAAGTTAGGTTAAAATATAACGACTTTATCATAAATCTTTCCATCAATCTTTGAAATCTCTTCATAAAATTCAGATATTTCCTTTGCATCCCCTTCAACAACAAAAATCTCTACTTTCTTATTTTTACCACATGATGTTGTTATATAAGATTGATTTAATGATTTAACCACATCATTATATTTAAAATACAATTTACTCATCTTTTCCATCGACTCCTTTGTTGGAGTGTATACTACAATAATAATTCCGCTAATATTTCCATCCTTATCTAATGAATTACTCTCTAAGATGTGTTTTCTCACTGCATCCCTAATTAATTCACTCCTACTTGAGTATCCTTTCTTCTTAACTACATCATCTATTTCTTTTAAAAGAAATTTTGAAAATGATATACTGATTCTCTCAACGTTTACCATACTACCACTTCAAACTTTTCTTCTTTTTTACCAACTAGATTTATGTTAAATTTGTTAACAAGGGATTCTAAAACTTCAGAGGGTTTTTTATCTACAATAGACATCATAAATTTAAATTATTATGTTTTGTTGACATGGTTTTGCGTTAGAATTGATATAATTAACCTATTTCAAAATTTAAGGCAAATACAACATTTAAAACGGATATATAAATAAATTCCTAAAATTCACAAACAATTATAATTGAAATTATCCTAATAGGAACGACCATAATTTCTACTTTATCGTAAGACATAAGTATTATAATATACATTTAACACTGTTTAGATATTTATAATTTGCAATAAGATTTCCGAAAGATCATAAATTGGGAATTTTAAATAAAGAATATTATATCTTTAATTTTATTTGGATAATGCAAATAAATAAATGTAGTATTTTTGTGTAATTGAAAAATTATGGGGTAGAGTATGATGAAATGCAGTAAATGTGGAAGTAAGGCAATATATCATCAAAAATACTCTGGTCTATATTTATGCAAAGAGTGTTTTATAAAGGATGTTGAAAGAAAGGTGAGAAAATCTCTCGGCAAAAAAATCATAAAAAACAATATGAAAATAGGCGTTGGATTGAGTGGAGGAAAGGATAGTGTGGTTATGACATACATATTAAATAAATTCTTTGAAACAATCCCAAATTCAGAGATTGTCGTATTTTTTGTAGATGAGGGTATAAAGGGGTTTAGAGAAGTAGCGAGAAAATTTGTTATAGAATTTTGTGAAAGATACGACATAAAATACAAAATCATCCCACTTAAAGAAGAACTTGGGATTACCCTTGATGATATTGTGAAGATTGCAAGAGAAAAAAATATAACTTTAAATCCATGTTCCTTTTGTGGTGTAATGAGGAGGAAATTATTAAACAAATATGCATTAAAAGAGGGATGTAATTATTTAGCCATAGGGCACAACTTGGATGACATATCTCAGGCAATAATGATGAACTATATAGATGGATCTATAGAAAAACTTGTTAGATTGGGTAAAGATGCAGAGCATCCGCTTTTGGTGAAGAGGATAAGGCCCCTAAAATACATCCCGGAGGAAGAGGTTCAGTTGTATGCTGATTTAGTTGGATTAAAGTATCAAAAAGAACCTTGTCCTTACTCATCAATCTCATATAGGGCAGAAATAAGTGAGATTATTGACAAACTTGAAGACAGCCATCCAGGAACAAGGCATTCAATTGTAAGTGGCTTTGAAAAATTAATTAAGCACTTGGATATTAAAATGGAAGTAAAAACATGCAAGATTTGTGGAGAACCAAGTTCAGGAGATATCTGCAAGGTTTGCTTATGGATGGAGAAGTTGGGACTTAGAGTATAGTCGTTTGCATTATAAAAATAAAAAGGTGAATCTATGGATAAGATAGTGGTTACAATAGATGAGTTAAAAAAGATGATAAGGAATAATGAGGAAGATAAAATAGATGAAATAGATATTGTCACAGCAGCAACATGCGGTATAATGTCTGGAACAATGGCAATCTTTCACATCCCTATGAAAGACAAGTTTAGAAAAGCAGAGAAGGTATATTTAAATGGCATTAAGAGTTTCCCAGGACCATGTCCAAACGAATATCTTGGCAGTGTGGATGTGGTTGTTTTTGGAACAGAACATAGTGAGGATTATGGAGGAGGATTTTTGTTTAAGGATTTGGTGAGAGGGAAGGAAGTTGAGGTAAAGGTTGAATGTGATGGAAAAATATACACAAATGAAATAACTCTTGAGGAGATTCCAACTGCA contains the following coding sequences:
- a CDS encoding arsenate reductase/protein-tyrosine-phosphatase family protein, whose translation is MKVLFVCIHNKRRSVMAEAFAKKFGLNAFSAGVEKTDGIDEKVVEVLREKNLEAKEKPQTIDEVVKKLRSLM
- a CDS encoding cupin domain-containing protein, with translation MIEKVYEFKKDAITKVVEKIVNTEHVQINHIILPKGEQMPKHYSNSYVHLIIIKGEMTLTLEDQEPHNYKEGTIVYVPFNVKMLIQNLNSDILEFFVVKAPHPKKLNAPEEAIKCE
- a CDS encoding ATP-binding protein, translating into MKIMRYRIEVDQDKCLGYEECGLCVKACEENILIPDPETKKVKVNKEKEVYCDGIGTCLDVCPVDAIKITKEEIEVDEHQHSGHKCPGSMAMTLKREKSEEDNDVEISSELMNWPIQLHLLNPTAPYFKNAELIIAADCVPFAYANFHKKFLKEKVLAIGCPKLDDTSGYMEKIRAIVKLNNIKKVDVVIMSVPCCHSMYNLVKKALEGIDCEIKKHVISIDGKVLE
- a CDS encoding CopG family ribbon-helix-helix protein, whose translation is MVNVERISISFSKFLLKEIDDVVKKKGYSSRSELIRDAVRKHILESNSLDKDGNISGIIIVVYTPTKESMEKMSKLYFKYNDVVKSLNQSYITTSCGKNKKVEIFVVEGDAKEISEFYEEISKIDGKIYDKVVIF
- a CDS encoding CGGC domain-containing protein gives rise to the protein MTKVAILRCDSAAKTCPAVGCVTAALNKKDTFKDYEDVEFLTMITCDGCPGRLGLNQIKQLIEKHGLEVVHFATCMDALKPKCRYVEEMKGEIEKMGAKVVIGSHF
- a CDS encoding TIGR00269 family protein; the protein is MKCSKCGSKAIYHQKYSGLYLCKECFIKDVERKVRKSLGKKIIKNNMKIGVGLSGGKDSVVMTYILNKFFETIPNSEIVVFFVDEGIKGFREVARKFVIEFCERYDIKYKIIPLKEELGITLDDIVKIAREKNITLNPCSFCGVMRRKLLNKYALKEGCNYLAIGHNLDDISQAIMMNYIDGSIEKLVRLGKDAEHPLLVKRIRPLKYIPEEEVQLYADLVGLKYQKEPCPYSSISYRAEISEIIDKLEDSHPGTRHSIVSGFEKLIKHLDIKMEVKTCKICGEPSSGDICKVCLWMEKLGLRV
- a CDS encoding TatD family hydrolase, whose amino-acid sequence is MIDAHTHLDVRSFEDLEKMALSGIETIITCSHDPYKMSVPEVYLDHWDRLINLEVKRGKMAGVEVKVALGVHPMGYPKNWEVLIKKLPEFLENENVVAIGETGLHYLNEDEKKLLREQLILAKDYNMPIIVHTPEKNKKEALIEILKILDEVKIKDNLVMIDHINKETVDLIDRDVYVGLTVQPSMKISHEEAAEIIKNYNKKFILSSDLGSLKADIYALPRTKLYMKKIGVEEEKIIDSVYKNAKEFYRL
- a CDS encoding DUF166 domain-containing protein, whose product is MKAVFIYHEGNNRMEKFYKNLLNESDFCKICEDCYNCRGDWSFKDDVKNVVVKEAKEEFIDDPYEYLPELPEGDVCIAQLHEDLLYELPLLLKEKNYKGLIVPSETPHDLSPALRRDLKRICKEYNIEFENPKPFCSLEKKEGNETINKFIDYFRIGKPELEIEVEGHTIKDVKVKISAPCGETYYIAKRIKNKEIKGLKEEIANAHHNYPCLGSMEYDKELEDTILHEAGYIAIESIKKALNKYKCENKFCSGNCGRLI